In one window of Arachis ipaensis cultivar K30076 chromosome B06, Araip1.1, whole genome shotgun sequence DNA:
- the LOC107648329 gene encoding cyclic dof factor 3-like, whose amino-acid sequence MSKTQENDQGIMLFGRKIPLPESQIPAISRHIMNPEQEMSSSDSRDDKKGSQHNDEATNEEDKTMKKPDKIIQCPRCKSMDTKFCYFNNYNVNQPRHFCKNCQRYWTAGGTMRNVPVGAGRRKHKHLASQFRSVLVAAAAAAATRVPEFTNSSSKNNNSDNASGTVLEFGQERGIVNENSSIIYCTESEEESLSLCTNNNNESSSENNNNASKLLQCYPVPPWVMPWNNVVPQHGPNSIQWCPTPMVAAATIPVHLVPGPYWGGTPMWVAPGPAPGNVSIGSNHSRSSPSSSTSNNNSCYSGNGNSPILGKHSRDHSTVFIDEQKSSKCFLVPKIPRIDEPNNSEASVSPIWATLA is encoded by the exons ATGTCTAAAACTCAAGAGAATGATCAAGGTATCATGCTATTTGGAAGGAAGATTCCATTGCCTGAATCTCAGATTCCAGCCATCTCTAGACACATCATG AACCCAGAGCAAGAAATGAGTTCCTCAGATTCAAGGGATGATAAAAAAGGTTCGCAACATAATGATGAAGCAACAAATGAAGAAGACAAAACCATGAAGAAACCAGACAAGATTATTCAGTGTCCAAGATGCAAGAGCATGGACACAAAATTCTGTTACTTCAACAACTACAACGTCAACCAACCGCGCCATTTCTGCAAGAACTGCCAGCGCTACTGGACAGCCGGCGGAACAATGAGGAATGTCCCCGTTGGCGCCGGCAGAAGGAAGCACAAGCACTTGGCTTCACAGTTCCGCAGTGTCCTAGTAGCCGCGGCTGCAGCCGCGGCCACCCGAGTTCCAGAATTCACAAACTCATcgtcaaaaaataataatagtgaCAATGCTAGTGGTACCGTGTTGGAATTTGGTCAGGAAAGAGGAATTGTGAATGAAAATTCGTCTATCATTTATTGTACTGAATCTGAGGAGGAATCATTATCGTTGTGTACTAACAATAATAATGAATCTTCTTCAGAAAACAACAACAACGCATCAAAATTGTTGCAATGTTACCCTGTTCCTCCATGGGTTATGCCTTGGAACAATGTTGTTCCACAACATGGTCCAAATTCAATTCAATGGTGTCCAACACCAATGGTGGCAGCAGCAACAATTCCTGTTCATCTTGTTCCAGGGCCATACTGGGGTGGAACACCTATGTGGGTCGCACCTGGACCTGCACCGGGGAATGTGTCAATAGGATCCAATCATAGCCGTTCATCGCCTTCTTCGTCCACTAGTAATAACAATAGCTGCTATTCCGGCAACGGGAATTCTCCAATACTTGGCAAGCATAGTAGAGATCACAGTACTGTTTTCATTGATGAACAGAAATCAAGTAAATGTTTCTTGGTTCCGAAGATTCCGAGAATTGATGAGCCAAATAATAGTGAGGCTTCAGTAAGTCCTATTTGGGCTACATTGGCATGA